In a single window of the Notamacropus eugenii isolate mMacEug1 chromosome 4, mMacEug1.pri_v2, whole genome shotgun sequence genome:
- the CRYBA4 gene encoding beta-crystallin A4, with protein sequence MEGFQRQILELIESLLPSRVLTGHTCSLSSQGVGRASELSHPILLLLLPICRWVGFEHAGFQGQQFVLERGEYPSWEAWSGNVAYHVERLTSFRPVACANHRDSRMTIFEQENFLGRKGELSDDYPSLQAMGWDNNEVGSFRVHCGAWVCSQFPGYRGYQYVLECDHHSGDYKHFREWGSHAQTFQIQSIRRIQQ encoded by the exons ATGGAGGGCTTCCAACGCCAGATCCTGGAGCTGATAGAGAGCCTGCTGCCGAGTAGGGTGTTGACCGGGCACACCTGCAGCCTGAGCTCCCAGGGCGTGGGTAGAGCCTCGGAGCTTAGTCACcccatcctccttctccttctccccatctGCAGGTGGGTAGGCTTTGAACACGCTGGTTTCCAAGGGCAGCAGTTCGTCCTGGAGCGAGGTGAGTACCCGAGCTGGGAGGCCTGGAGCGGGAATGTCGCCTACCACGTGGAGAGACTGACCTCCTTCCGACCCGTGGCCTGTGCG AACCACCGAGACTCCAGGATGACCATCTTTGAGCAGGAAAATTTTCTGGGCAGGAAGGGAGAGCTGAGTGATGACTACCCCTCCCTTCAAGCCATGGGCTGGGACAACAATGAAGTGGGCTCTTTCCGAGTCCATTGTGGGGC CTGGGTTTGTTCCCAGTTCCCAGGCTACCGAGGCTACCAGTATGTTCTGGAATGCGATCACCACTCAGGAGACTACAAACACTTTCGGGAGTGGGGGTCCCACGCTCAAACCTTCCAGATTCAGTCCATCCGCAGAATCCAGCAGTGA